A window from Nycticebus coucang isolate mNycCou1 chromosome X, mNycCou1.pri, whole genome shotgun sequence encodes these proteins:
- the UXT gene encoding protein UXT encodes MATPPKRRAVEATGEKVLRYETFISDVLQQDLRKVLDHRDQVYEQLAKYLQLRNVIERLQEAKHSELYMQVDLGCNFFVDTVVPDTSRIYVALGYGFFLELTLAEALKFIDRKSSLLTELSDSLTKDSMNIKAHIHMLLEGLREIQGLQNFPEKPHH; translated from the exons ATGGCGACGCCCCCTAAACGGCGGGCGGTGGAGGCCACGGGGGAGAAAGTGCTGCGCTACGAGACTTTCATCAGTGACGTGCTACAGCAGGACCTGAG AAAGGTGCTGGACCATCGAGACCAGGTATATGAGCAGCTGGCCAAATACCTTCAACTGAGAAATGTCATTGAACGACTCCAG GAAGCTAAACACTCGGAATTATATATGCAGGTGGATTTGGGCTGTAACTTCTTCGTTGACACAGTGGT cccagaTACTTCACGAATCTATGTGGCCCTGGGATATGGCTTTTTCCTGGAGTTGACACTGGCAGAAGCCCTCAAGTTCATTGATCGTAAGAGTTCTCTCCTCACAGA GCTCAGCGACAGCCTCACCAAGGACTCCATGAATATCAAAGCTCATATCCACATGTTGCTAGAG GGGCTTAGAGAAATACAAGGCCTGCAGAATTTCCCAGAGAAGCCTCACCATTga